In Streptomyces sp. RFCAC02, the following proteins share a genomic window:
- the trpD gene encoding anthranilate phosphoribosyltransferase, producing MSAVFPAGGDHAAAHAWPDVLSTLLAGRDLPASATAWAMDRIMSGEATDAQIAGFAVALRAKGETVEEMTGLVNAMYGHANLIEVPGPAVDIVGTGGDRARTVNISTMASIVVAGTGARVVKHGNRAASSASGASDVLEQLGIALDLTPARVAEVALEAGITYCPAVTFHPALRHAAVARGELGVGTTFNFLGPLTNPARVTAQATGVADARMAPIMAGVLAARGSSALVFRGDDGLDELTVTATSTVWVVRDGAVRQETFDPREIGVALAPVEALRGADPAHNAEVARRVLGGESGPVRDAVLLNAAAALTALAPREVPLAEQLADGMARAADSIDSGAAKSALERWVAATARA from the coding sequence ATGAGCGCTGTGTTCCCCGCAGGAGGCGACCACGCGGCGGCGCACGCCTGGCCGGACGTGCTGAGCACCCTGCTGGCGGGCCGTGACCTGCCGGCGTCGGCGACGGCGTGGGCGATGGACCGCATCATGTCGGGCGAGGCGACCGACGCCCAGATCGCCGGGTTCGCGGTGGCGCTGCGCGCCAAGGGCGAGACCGTCGAGGAGATGACGGGCCTCGTGAACGCCATGTACGGACACGCGAACCTGATCGAGGTGCCCGGGCCCGCCGTCGACATCGTCGGCACGGGCGGCGACCGCGCCCGTACGGTCAACATCTCGACGATGGCGTCGATCGTCGTCGCGGGGACGGGCGCCCGGGTCGTCAAGCACGGCAACCGGGCCGCGTCCAGCGCGAGCGGTGCCTCCGACGTGCTGGAGCAGCTCGGCATCGCGCTCGACCTGACGCCGGCGCGGGTCGCCGAGGTCGCGCTGGAGGCCGGCATCACGTACTGCCCGGCGGTCACGTTCCACCCGGCGCTGCGGCACGCGGCGGTGGCCAGGGGCGAGCTGGGCGTCGGCACCACGTTCAACTTCCTCGGGCCGCTGACGAACCCGGCGCGTGTCACGGCGCAGGCCACCGGTGTGGCGGACGCGCGGATGGCGCCGATCATGGCGGGGGTGCTCGCCGCGCGCGGCTCCTCGGCCCTGGTGTTCCGGGGCGACGACGGCCTGGACGAGCTGACCGTCACCGCCACCTCGACCGTGTGGGTGGTGCGGGACGGCGCGGTGCGGCAGGAGACGTTCGACCCGCGCGAGATCGGGGTGGCGCTGGCCCCGGTGGAGGCCCTGCGGGGTGCCGATCCGGCGCACAACGCCGAGGTGGCCAGGCGGGTGCTGGGCGGCGAGAGCGGTCCCGTGCGGGACGCGGTGCTGCTGAACGCGGCGGCCGCCCTCACGGCGCTCGCGCCGCGTGAGGTGCCGCTCGCCGAGCAGCTCGCCGACGGGATGGCGCGGGCGGCCGACTCGATCGACA